From Medicago truncatula cultivar Jemalong A17 chromosome 7, MtrunA17r5.0-ANR, whole genome shotgun sequence, a single genomic window includes:
- the LOC25499939 gene encoding transcription factor bHLH19, whose translation MEESGENWPYNSDLEISDEAILKDGESESVCEDQIGDPTDNTKENNEKEMLKELSDVMGLKKMDEISIIENARDYVATLQERVRELEQEDGSNICTNKRTKVNSDEYSCGTSDNTLPEVKAKVLQNDVLVIVHCEKQNGILLKILTCLENLHLSVVNSSVLNFGKSILDITIVAKMDDGYNLKVDELVKTMRIAISTQ comes from the exons GAAATAAGTGATGAAGCCATTCTTAAAGATGGAGAATCTGAATCTGTATGTGAAGATCAGATTGGAGATCCCACAGACAATACAAAGGAAAACAATGAGAAGGAGATGTTGAAGGAACTTTCAGACGTTATGGGCTTAAAGAAG ATGGACGAAATTTCGATCATAGAAAATGCTAGAGACTATGTAGCAACACTTCAAGAACGTGTGAGAGAGCTAGAACAAGAAGATGGATCCAACATTTGTACAAacaaaaggaccaaagtgaaTTCAGATGAGTACAGTTGTGGAACAAGTGATAATACTCTTCCAGAGGTCAAAGCAAAAGTGTTACAAAATGATGTACTTGTCATAGTCCATTGTGAGAAACAAAATGGTATCTTGCTCAAAATACTGACCTGCCTTGAAAATCTTCATCTTTCAGTAGTTAACAGTAGTGTCTTGAATTTTGGAAAATCCATCCTTGACATCACCATCGTTGCCAAG ATGGATGATGGCTACAACCTTAAAGTGGATGAACTAGTGAAAACCATGAGAATAGCGATCTCGACACAATAG